TGCATCTACTATTACCCCAACGGTGATCGCACGGAGGTTGCGGACTACGTGTCCTTCTCCCTGGAACTAGAAGAAGATGGCGCGACGGCGGTGAAGGCCCATTTCAGATTCTGTTTCACGggcgagggggaggaggaggaggcgaagcACGCGGCTTTGCTGGCGTTGGCATCGGTGGACGAATACACCTCCGGGAACGGCTGGGTGTGTACGAAGTTCATCAACAGGAAGGTCCTGGAGAACTCCAAGCATCTAAAGAACAACTCGTTCATGGTCCGGTGCGACATCGTTGTCATACACAGGTACGGTTCTGCGTACAACCCGGTGGCCTACGTCTCCGTGCCCCCATGCGATTCGTCCCAGGACTTTGGCGAGCTCCTGGAGACTGAGAAGGGCGCCGATGTGGTGTTCGAGGTTGGCGGCAAGACCGTGGCCGCACACCGGTGCATCCTTGCGGCCCGCTCGCCGGTCTTTGCAGCCGAGCTCTTCGGACCAATGAAGGAGGGCAATGCTGCCACTGCTGGCGTAGTGCACTTGGAAGACATGGAGATGGAGGTGTTCAAGGCGCTGCTCCGTTACGCGTACACGAGCTCACTGTCACTGCAGGGGATGGCGAATGACCACGTCACGTGCCAGAAAATTCTCGTCGCGGCAGACAGGTATGGCATGGGGCGGCTGAAGCTACTCTGCGAGGAGTGGATCTGCGAGTGCATTGACGTGGACACGGCAGCGACCATCCTGGCGCTAGCCGAGCGGCACCATTGTGAGGGGCCGAAGAAGGCGTGCTTCGATTTTCTTGCGGATCCGGCGAAGCTGAGGGCATTCATGGCCACCGGCGGTTTCCAGTATCTGTGGGAAAGCTGCCCTTCTCTCATGATGGAGCTCATGGACATGTGCTTGCCGTATTAGGTGAGTGATGGATGATGTCCATGACTGTTCCAGCAATGATGAATCTGGGTTTCTAGACTAATGTAGTAATCAGGCAGCTGTTTTAGTTTATCCGTGACATTTCCTATAGCTTGTAAAAGATCGAGATGAAAAATTAGCCTCGTTTTGCCGATGTTTTGTCCGTTCATTGCACAATGTACTGTGCCAATGAACCATAACATGCGTCAGAATCAGAGGGCACACAA
The sequence above is a segment of the Aegilops tauschii subsp. strangulata cultivar AL8/78 chromosome 6, Aet v6.0, whole genome shotgun sequence genome. Coding sequences within it:
- the LOC109739357 gene encoding BTB/POZ and MATH domain-containing protein 1-like gives rise to the protein MSPSGSASAIVADKTEGYHFLTIHDYSRTKGVPIGEGIGSQPFTVGGHRWCIYYYPNGDRTEVADYVSFSLELEEDGATAVKAHFRFCFTGEGEEEEAKHAALLALASVDEYTSGNGWVCTKFINRKVLENSKHLKNNSFMVRCDIVVIHRYGSAYNPVAYVSVPPCDSSQDFGELLETEKGADVVFEVGGKTVAAHRCILAARSPVFAAELFGPMKEGNAATAGVVHLEDMEMEVFKALLRYAYTSSLSLQGMANDHVTCQKILVAADRYGMGRLKLLCEEWICECIDVDTAATILALAERHHCEGPKKACFDFLADPAKLRAFMATGGFQYLWESCPSLMMELMDMCLPY